The following coding sequences are from one Deltaproteobacteria bacterium window:
- a CDS encoding polysaccharide biosynthesis tyrosine autokinase — translation MQENQKANLFEEAHLLDYWRVIMKRRKLILTTLLVVLAVVIVYVFSAVPIYRGTTQLLIERANPNLLSPQEIFAIDPSGQDFYQTQYRILESRAISREVIRRMNLDGHPLYKPSDDAGFSLFSPASWFSSGEPARSLSSSPDEREAALVSTFQTGLAIKPVRNSRIVEISFDSPDPKLAAGAANTLAQAYIDWNLGIRIKSTQSASTFLDEQVKQAKQKMEASEQALQQYREKYGLSVMATKGQGHQASEDITRQRLRQVNTQLTEATNRRIEAEIKYRKATELLRNPDASDSIPEVVMNPIIISMKDKEIQLIRERTEKSSKYGSKHPVMVALNEELDNLRTLKRQEIVNIVNALKANYEVASRQEGSLMSAMRHSEGETINRDKVTIQFQVLEQEAESNRQLYDLLLKRLKETSVTEENRTVNIHVVDAAEVPRTPVKPKKAQGLLLALVVGLGLGTGAAFFSEYMDDTVKNPEDLEKFAALPYLGSIPRFETDEKGHATPDLMVLNNPKSPVSEAYRGLRTGILFSAPDQSPKIILVTSAAASEGKTLTCANTAMVMAFAGDRTLMVDLDMRRPRLHKTLNLKNDQGLSNILVGDGDWRTMIQGTSVENLSFISSGPIAPNPAELIASTRMQSLIEEWKASYDRIIIDSPPVSAVTDAVLLARLVDGTVIVTHAGVTSRHVVASAVKQIRDAQGRVLGAILNDIDTRDDNYYYHYHYYHHYYYGEAGQKKKKKKRPKT, via the coding sequence ATGCAAGAAAACCAGAAAGCAAACCTGTTTGAGGAGGCCCATCTCCTCGACTACTGGCGCGTGATCATGAAGCGCCGTAAATTGATTCTAACGACATTGCTGGTCGTTCTGGCGGTGGTGATCGTTTATGTTTTCTCGGCGGTCCCGATTTACCGGGGAACGACCCAGCTCCTTATCGAGCGGGCCAACCCGAATCTCCTGTCACCCCAGGAGATATTCGCCATCGATCCGTCGGGTCAGGACTTCTACCAAACCCAGTACCGGATCCTGGAGTCCCGGGCTATTTCCCGGGAGGTGATCCGCCGCATGAACCTGGACGGTCATCCCCTATACAAACCCTCGGACGATGCAGGATTTTCCCTGTTTTCACCCGCTTCATGGTTCTCATCCGGGGAACCGGCCCGTTCCCTTTCATCCAGCCCCGACGAAAGGGAAGCAGCCCTTGTAAGCACCTTCCAGACCGGTCTGGCCATCAAGCCGGTGCGGAACAGCCGCATCGTCGAAATCAGTTTCGACTCACCCGACCCCAAGCTGGCGGCCGGGGCGGCCAATACGCTGGCACAGGCCTACATTGACTGGAATCTCGGCATCAGGATCAAGAGCACCCAGTCGGCATCGACCTTTCTGGACGAACAGGTGAAGCAGGCCAAGCAAAAGATGGAGGCGTCCGAACAGGCCCTGCAGCAGTACCGTGAAAAATACGGCCTGTCTGTTATGGCCACGAAGGGTCAGGGACATCAGGCGTCGGAAGACATCACCCGACAGCGTCTCCGTCAAGTGAACACCCAGCTCACGGAGGCGACCAACCGACGCATAGAAGCGGAGATAAAATACCGTAAAGCGACGGAACTATTACGAAACCCGGACGCGTCGGACAGCATTCCCGAAGTGGTCATGAACCCCATCATCATTTCCATGAAGGACAAGGAAATCCAGTTGATCCGGGAGAGAACGGAAAAATCGAGCAAGTACGGGTCGAAACACCCCGTCATGGTGGCATTGAACGAGGAACTCGATAATCTGCGCACCCTCAAGCGGCAGGAAATCGTCAACATCGTCAACGCCCTGAAGGCCAACTACGAGGTCGCTTCCCGCCAGGAAGGGAGTCTCATGTCGGCCATGCGCCACAGCGAGGGCGAAACGATCAACCGGGACAAGGTCACGATCCAGTTCCAGGTCCTGGAGCAGGAAGCCGAATCGAACCGCCAGCTGTACGATCTCCTCCTGAAACGCCTCAAGGAAACGAGCGTGACCGAGGAAAACCGGACGGTGAACATCCATGTCGTGGACGCGGCCGAAGTTCCACGGACCCCGGTCAAACCCAAGAAAGCTCAGGGACTCCTTCTCGCTTTGGTTGTCGGTCTCGGCCTGGGAACGGGGGCCGCCTTCTTCTCGGAGTACATGGACGATACGGTCAAGAACCCGGAAGACCTCGAAAAATTCGCCGCCTTGCCTTACCTGGGGTCCATTCCCCGGTTTGAAACCGATGAAAAGGGTCATGCGACCCCGGATCTCATGGTGCTGAACAATCCAAAATCCCCGGTCAGCGAGGCTTACCGCGGCTTGCGGACGGGCATTCTCTTCTCCGCCCCCGACCAGTCTCCCAAAATCATCCTGGTCACCAGCGCCGCAGCATCGGAAGGAAAAACCCTTACCTGCGCCAATACGGCCATGGTCATGGCTTTCGCCGGCGACAGAACCCTGATGGTCGACCTCGATATGCGGCGGCCGCGACTTCATAAGACCCTGAATCTGAAAAACGATCAGGGCCTGTCAAACATTCTGGTCGGTGACGGGGATTGGCGTACCATGATCCAGGGAACCTCGGTTGAAAATCTATCCTTTATCTCATCCGGTCCCATCGCCCCCAATCCGGCCGAGCTGATCGCTTCCACCAGAATGCAGTCCCTTATCGAAGAGTGGAAAGCATCCTACGACCGGATCATCATCGACTCACCCCCCGTCTCGGCAGTGACGGACGCGGTCCTGTTAGCCCGCCTGGTTGACGGAACGGTAATCGTGACCCACGCCGGGGTGACGAGCCGTCACGTCGTCGCCAGTGCCGTAAAGCAGATCCGCGACGCCCAGGGGCGGGTCCTGGGGGCCATCCTCAACGATATTGACACCAGGGACGATAATTACTATTACCACTATCATTACTATCATCATTACTACTATGGTGAAGCCGGCCAGAAAAAGAAAAAAAAGAAACGGCCGAAAACTTGA
- a CDS encoding outer membrane beta-barrel protein, with translation MQNKSIIFAFILFISFWAFPVQALERLPDGQGNIKLGPLEVHPSISIKETYTDNVYLSYDGLRDRSDWITTVSPGIAVVLPLRRHSIKAGYQADINYYNKHDENDYVHQVAFASLNLDFPGGLTIEVSDRFTDSETVRKWKKIRGVSGAADPYRDKPYQANDFFAKAKYQFADRWAVATWYNFYNYEYDNRYNNTGDYDRHTVGGSLYYRLTAKTEALLEYSYSRVDYPQDDFHDNKNHTIYTGFGFDPTAKLSGYIKLGWTQKKYDDKRERRGSRIHKDDKIDEFSTQVDLAYKLTPYDTIKLKAFRAIEEDEDTNEPHTRDDYSIGYSHILSMNEKIRLNAILGYGKNDFDGRTFDTDGRLKHRNDDIYYATLGVDYAMQRWLLWNVGYTYMDRDSNFIRYDYDENRFFVKGTVHF, from the coding sequence ATGCAAAACAAATCAATTATTTTCGCCTTTATTCTCTTCATTAGTTTTTGGGCATTCCCTGTACAGGCACTGGAACGTTTACCCGACGGCCAGGGAAACATCAAACTGGGTCCCCTGGAGGTTCACCCAAGCATCTCCATAAAGGAAACGTACACGGATAATGTCTATTTGAGCTATGACGGACTGAGAGACAGGAGCGACTGGATCACCACCGTATCGCCCGGTATCGCCGTGGTCCTGCCGTTACGCCGCCACAGCATCAAAGCCGGTTACCAGGCCGACATCAATTATTACAACAAACATGATGAAAACGATTATGTCCATCAGGTGGCCTTTGCCAGCCTGAACCTGGATTTTCCCGGAGGGCTGACGATTGAGGTCAGTGATCGATTCACCGATTCGGAAACGGTCAGGAAATGGAAAAAAATACGCGGTGTTTCCGGTGCCGCCGATCCCTACCGGGATAAGCCTTACCAGGCCAATGACTTTTTCGCCAAGGCTAAATACCAGTTTGCCGATCGATGGGCCGTCGCCACCTGGTATAACTTCTATAACTACGAATACGACAACCGGTACAACAACACCGGGGATTATGACCGGCATACCGTCGGCGGTTCCCTTTATTACCGCCTTACCGCAAAGACCGAGGCGCTTCTGGAGTACAGTTATTCCAGGGTCGATTACCCCCAGGACGATTTTCACGACAACAAAAACCACACCATTTATACCGGGTTCGGCTTCGATCCCACAGCCAAGTTGAGCGGGTACATCAAGCTCGGCTGGACGCAGAAGAAATACGATGATAAGCGGGAACGCAGAGGCAGCAGGATCCACAAGGACGACAAGATCGACGAGTTCTCAACGCAGGTTGACCTCGCCTACAAGCTGACCCCCTATGACACCATCAAACTGAAGGCGTTCCGGGCCATCGAAGAAGACGAGGACACAAATGAACCTCACACCCGGGATGATTATTCCATCGGGTACAGCCATATCCTCTCCATGAATGAAAAGATCCGCTTGAACGCCATCCTGGGATACGGGAAGAACGATTTTGATGGCAGAACCTTCGACACGGACGGCCGGCTGAAGCATCGGAATGACGACATCTACTACGCGACCCTGGGTGTTGATTACGCCATGCAGCGATGGCTCCTGTGGAATGTCGGTTACACCTACATGGACCGGGATTCCAATTTTATCCGCTACGACTATGATGAGAATCGTTTCTTCGTCAAAGGGACGGTTCATTTTTAA
- a CDS encoding flagellar brake protein — protein sequence MLLQLQFQGLGSSRSTLVGMEPGKFLIVNTPPIAEIGSKLFMKNHAIVRYLSSGNVYAFRCTLLRLIKDPFRLSVLSYPESFENMNLRKHERISCILDASVSLDEKKYDGLVTDLSIGGCNFEFSKSDSTEFPDIKIADELLIFIQLKQRTDLEGIHVAVRSMQKDKDSLSLGMEFVAADQAAGLELIRKELADFIHTIEEY from the coding sequence ATGTTACTTCAATTGCAATTTCAGGGTTTGGGTTCGTCACGGAGCACCCTTGTCGGAATGGAACCCGGCAAATTCCTGATAGTGAACACCCCACCCATTGCGGAGATTGGCTCAAAGCTCTTTATGAAAAACCACGCGATTGTCCGTTATCTCTCGTCAGGGAATGTGTACGCATTTCGTTGCACACTCCTGAGACTCATCAAGGACCCTTTCCGCTTGTCTGTTCTGTCCTATCCGGAATCTTTTGAAAACATGAACCTGAGAAAGCATGAACGGATTTCCTGTATCCTTGACGCCTCTGTTTCCCTTGACGAAAAAAAATATGACGGCCTGGTTACCGATCTGAGTATCGGTGGATGCAACTTCGAGTTCAGTAAGTCCGACTCGACGGAGTTTCCCGATATCAAGATAGCCGATGAGTTGCTTATTTTCATTCAATTGAAACAAAGAACGGACCTGGAGGGAATCCACGTCGCTGTGCGCAGCATGCAAAAAGACAAGGACTCCTTATCCCTGGGAATGGAGTTTGTTGCGGCCGACCAGGCAGCGGGACTTGAGCTTATCCGGAAAGAACTGGCCGATTTCATCCACACCATAGAAGAATATTAG
- a CDS encoding Gfo/Idh/MocA family oxidoreductase has product MGKIRVGVIGIGHLGNYHLQKYQKIENVRISGVVDIDPLRAEKAAGIFGCAAYADHRHLVETVDAVSITVPAQFHHVVARDFLVAGKDVLIEKPFTATLQEADDLISLASEKHLVLQVGFIERFNPAIVALNKVMGRPLFIESHRLHPFIERGTDVDVVLDLMIHDLDLILHYACSPLKDVDAVGVSVLSDKVDIANVRLKFANGCVANITASRVTLKRMQKIRFFGLEGYHAVDFGKRELVSVKRQEREGGKITIGLNEVQVAQYDPLEEEIRAFVDSVARRAEPPVSGVEARKSLELALLINEKMKTGRDVAL; this is encoded by the coding sequence GTGGGTAAAATTCGTGTGGGTGTAATCGGCATCGGGCATCTCGGCAATTATCACCTGCAAAAATATCAAAAGATAGAAAACGTAAGGATTTCCGGGGTGGTGGATATCGACCCCTTGCGTGCCGAAAAAGCGGCAGGCATATTCGGGTGCGCGGCCTATGCCGATCATCGGCACCTGGTGGAAACCGTGGATGCGGTGAGCATTACGGTGCCCGCGCAGTTCCATCATGTCGTCGCCAGGGATTTTCTGGTCGCGGGCAAGGATGTATTGATTGAGAAACCCTTCACCGCCACCCTTCAGGAAGCGGACGATCTCATCTCGCTCGCATCGGAAAAACATCTGGTCCTCCAGGTCGGTTTCATCGAACGGTTCAATCCCGCCATTGTGGCCTTGAACAAGGTCATGGGCCGGCCGTTGTTCATCGAATCCCACCGCCTGCATCCTTTTATCGAACGTGGTACGGATGTGGATGTGGTCCTGGATTTGATGATCCATGATCTCGATCTCATTTTGCATTATGCGTGCTCGCCCCTGAAGGACGTCGACGCGGTCGGCGTCTCGGTTCTCTCGGACAAGGTGGATATTGCCAACGTCCGGCTCAAGTTTGCCAACGGGTGTGTGGCCAATATTACGGCCAGCCGCGTTACCCTCAAGCGCATGCAGAAAATCCGTTTTTTTGGTTTGGAGGGCTATCACGCCGTGGACTTCGGTAAACGGGAGCTCGTGTCGGTGAAGCGGCAAGAAAGGGAGGGGGGGAAAATAACGATCGGTCTTAACGAAGTGCAGGTGGCGCAATACGACCCGCTGGAGGAAGAAATTCGTGCATTTGTCGACTCTGTCGCACGGAGAGCCGAACCTCCTGTTTCCGGGGTGGAGGCCAGAAAATCTCTGGAACTGGCGTTGTTGATCAACGAAAAAATGAAGACGGGGAGGGATGTCGCGTTATGA
- a CDS encoding DegT/DnrJ/EryC1/StrS family aminotransferase produces MIPMVDLRRQYLQLKPEIDAAVLGVLDTTQFILGPNVSALEAEVARYHDLPHAVGVASGTDALLLALRVLGIGDGDEVITTPFTFIATAEVLGLLGAVPVFVDIDPRTFNIDPGLIEAAVTPRTRAIIPVHLFGQACDMAPLLDVAEKYGLRVIEDCAQAFGARYRGQPVGTLGDAGCFSFFPSKNLACYGDGGIIVTGNAEIDAKLRVLRNHGSTVRYHHSILGYNSRLDEIQAAIVRIKLRHIDAFNAGRRNAAEQYRQVIRRDDVTLPFEAPDCNHVFHQFTLLAERRDDLMKSLSEEGIASAIYYPIPLHRQEVFVGRPHGALPVTERVADRVLSLPMFPEITPEEIRRIGDVINDCV; encoded by the coding sequence ATGATTCCCATGGTGGATCTCAGAAGGCAGTATCTTCAGCTCAAACCGGAAATTGATGCCGCGGTCCTGGGGGTACTTGACACGACCCAGTTCATCCTCGGGCCAAACGTTTCAGCCCTTGAGGCCGAGGTAGCCCGTTATCATGACCTGCCCCATGCGGTCGGCGTGGCCAGTGGAACCGACGCGCTCCTGCTGGCGCTCCGGGTTTTGGGGATCGGTGACGGGGATGAGGTTATTACGACCCCATTCACTTTCATCGCCACCGCGGAGGTGCTGGGGCTGCTGGGGGCTGTTCCGGTCTTCGTCGATATCGATCCGCGGACCTTCAATATCGACCCCGGCCTGATCGAAGCGGCGGTGACCCCCAGAACACGCGCCATTATCCCGGTCCATCTGTTCGGCCAGGCGTGCGATATGGCTCCACTTCTCGATGTAGCCGAAAAATATGGACTCAGGGTAATCGAGGATTGTGCACAGGCCTTCGGGGCCCGTTACAGGGGTCAACCTGTCGGAACACTGGGTGACGCGGGCTGCTTCAGTTTCTTTCCCAGCAAGAACCTGGCCTGTTATGGAGACGGCGGCATCATCGTCACCGGAAACGCCGAGATTGACGCCAAGCTGCGTGTACTGCGCAACCATGGCAGCACGGTGCGATACCATCACAGCATTTTGGGATACAACAGCCGCCTTGATGAAATTCAGGCGGCGATCGTCCGTATAAAGCTCCGACATATCGATGCCTTCAATGCGGGACGCAGAAATGCCGCGGAACAATATCGGCAGGTCATTCGTCGCGACGACGTCACCCTGCCCTTTGAAGCGCCGGACTGTAATCATGTCTTTCACCAGTTCACCCTGCTGGCGGAGCGCCGGGATGATCTGATGAAATCCCTTTCTGAAGAGGGGATCGCCAGTGCCATCTATTACCCCATTCCCTTACATCGCCAGGAGGTTTTTGTCGGGCGACCGCATGGCGCCCTGCCTGTCACCGAACGCGTGGCCGATCGGGTCCTGTCTTTACCGATGTTTCCGGAGATTACGCCGGAGGAAATTCGCCGCATTGGTGATGTGATCAATGATTGCGTCTGA
- the lpxB gene encoding lipid-A-disaccharide synthase: MIASEKESRRLVMIVAGEASGDLHGANLVREMKALDPSLVFLGVGGSRLEAEGVSLVARSSDMAVVGITEVFTKIRFICRVFFQLRSMLRKEKPRLLVLIDYPDFNLRLAAKAKAAGVPVFYYIGPQVWAWRKSRVHQIRRIVDRMVVILPFEKAFYARMGFHVDFIGHPLLDVVKRSRSREEALRDFGLQDKNPIVALLPGSREKEIRSLLPEMMGAAVLLKEHFGEAQFILPLADAVDPQLAQGIIQVHPVAVKVVPGQIYDAVGYADIAIVASGTATLETALLEIPMVILYRTSSITAAIGRRLIRVKHIGLVNIIAGKTIVPELIQESADAASIADAALKILSDNERNEKMRRDLANIKNLLGKPNASARTAQLALDLINRSGWKND, translated from the coding sequence ATGATTGCGTCTGAGAAAGAGAGTCGTCGCCTGGTCATGATCGTTGCCGGAGAAGCCTCGGGTGATCTGCATGGGGCAAACCTGGTCCGGGAGATGAAGGCCCTTGATCCATCCCTTGTCTTTTTGGGTGTCGGCGGAAGCAGGTTGGAGGCGGAGGGGGTAAGTCTTGTGGCGCGGTCGTCGGACATGGCCGTGGTCGGTATTACAGAGGTCTTCACGAAAATTCGCTTCATCTGCAGGGTTTTCTTTCAGCTTCGGTCGATGCTGAGAAAAGAAAAACCGAGACTGCTTGTTCTGATTGACTACCCGGACTTCAATCTTCGCTTGGCCGCAAAGGCGAAAGCAGCGGGCGTTCCCGTTTTCTATTACATCGGTCCCCAGGTGTGGGCCTGGAGAAAAAGCCGGGTTCATCAGATCCGGCGAATTGTGGACCGGATGGTCGTGATTCTCCCCTTTGAAAAGGCCTTCTATGCCCGCATGGGTTTCCATGTCGATTTTATCGGTCATCCCCTGCTTGATGTGGTCAAGCGCAGCCGGTCCAGGGAAGAGGCCCTGAGGGATTTCGGTCTACAGGACAAAAACCCGATTGTGGCGCTCCTGCCGGGCAGTCGTGAAAAGGAAATCAGAAGTCTTCTGCCGGAAATGATGGGCGCTGCGGTTCTGCTGAAAGAGCATTTCGGAGAAGCGCAGTTCATTCTGCCCCTGGCGGATGCGGTCGATCCGCAGTTGGCGCAGGGGATTATCCAAGTCCATCCTGTTGCCGTCAAGGTTGTTCCGGGGCAGATTTATGATGCCGTCGGCTATGCCGACATAGCGATCGTGGCATCCGGAACGGCCACCCTGGAGACCGCCCTGCTGGAGATACCCATGGTTATCCTGTACCGCACATCCTCCATCACGGCGGCCATCGGAAGACGTTTAATCCGTGTGAAGCATATCGGCCTCGTGAACATCATTGCGGGGAAAACCATTGTGCCGGAACTGATTCAGGAATCGGCTGATGCGGCGAGCATTGCCGATGCAGCACTGAAAATTTTATCGGACAACGAACGGAACGAAAAGATGAGACGCGATCTGGCAAATATCAAGAATTTGTTGGGTAAGCCGAATGCCTCCGCCCGGACGGCTCAACTGGCATTGGATCTCATAAACCGCTCCGGCTGGAAAAACGATTGA
- a CDS encoding response regulator, translating to MKVLVVDDEAPFLDLLKRYLALWEHDCATADSGQKALELLQSETFDLILMDIFLPDIKGYDLIPIIRKQRPDIDVITMTGYNSRELESTVRQQDILFYMIKPFEAGQLKEILEHLSKKKVVAAM from the coding sequence ATGAAAGTTCTGGTCGTTGACGACGAAGCACCTTTTCTGGATCTCCTCAAGAGATATCTTGCGTTGTGGGAACATGATTGCGCGACAGCCGATTCAGGCCAGAAGGCTCTGGAGTTGCTTCAAAGCGAAACGTTTGATCTGATCCTGATGGATATTTTCCTCCCGGACATCAAGGGTTACGACTTGATCCCGATCATCAGGAAGCAACGGCCCGACATCGACGTGATCACCATGACGGGTTACAACTCCCGCGAACTGGAAAGCACCGTCAGGCAACAGGACATCCTTTTCTACATGATCAAGCCGTTTGAGGCCGGCCAGTTGAAAGAGATTCTGGAGCATCTTTCGAAAAAGAAAGTCGTTGCTGCCATGTAA
- a CDS encoding sigma 54-interacting transcriptional regulator, which translates to MQIGLAHEQIMDNMPVAEITIGPDHKVIHWNRAAEVLTRRKAADVVGTDRQWEPFYREKRPILADLIVDQLEEDLPRFYENHQLMPSVMLPGAWEVSGPFLDRRGKRHLLHLIACPVYDHRGKIAGAVEIIQDMTNRVLNENAMPPGDNRYKILCDHISNGMCLLKEGRFILVNQSFMSMFGYDREADLLGKDFLELIRETHHPHVDRVMEESRKNVEQETDFQAPCLTKNGLSIWVEGHFTRIPWDGTRATLIILRDITEGKLKELSMEQEKERLSLENIKLKASIRERYRFGCLIGKSPAMQKVYEQIISAAGSRANVIIYGESGTGKELVAREIHDMSERRGNEFVTVHCGAIPETLMESEFFGHRKGAFTGAYIDKHGYLDLANRGTLLLDEVGELGLSIQVKLLRAIEGGGYTPVGDTRLKQSDIRIIAATNRDLMEQVNRKAIRPDFFYRIHVLPITLPPLRERKEDIPLLVEHFMALYRQGEEPFRLPEKIMETLFAYNWPGNVRELQNVIQRYLTEKKLDFLPSADLPEISRVSMTSGLPGYTDNSLNAAVEAFEKRFIEEALKNQKWKKGKAADALGVSRKTRFRKMKQYGLNG; encoded by the coding sequence ATGCAAATCGGGCTCGCCCATGAACAGATTATGGACAACATGCCCGTGGCGGAAATCACCATCGGGCCGGACCACAAGGTCATCCACTGGAATCGGGCGGCAGAGGTGTTGACGAGACGCAAAGCGGCGGACGTGGTCGGAACGGACCGTCAATGGGAACCCTTTTACCGTGAAAAAAGACCCATTCTCGCGGACCTGATTGTGGATCAACTAGAGGAGGACCTTCCCCGGTTTTATGAAAACCATCAACTGATGCCGTCGGTGATGCTGCCAGGAGCATGGGAAGTTTCAGGCCCCTTTCTCGACCGCAGGGGGAAACGCCATCTGCTGCATTTAATCGCCTGCCCCGTTTACGATCACAGGGGGAAAATTGCGGGGGCGGTTGAAATTATTCAGGATATGACAAACCGAGTGTTGAACGAAAATGCCATGCCTCCAGGCGACAACCGTTATAAAATCCTCTGTGACCATATTTCTAACGGGATGTGCCTCTTGAAAGAGGGCCGTTTCATCCTGGTCAATCAATCTTTCATGTCCATGTTCGGATATGACCGGGAAGCGGATCTCCTGGGGAAAGACTTTCTGGAACTGATCCGGGAAACACATCACCCCCACGTGGATCGTGTCATGGAGGAATCCAGAAAAAACGTGGAACAGGAAACGGATTTTCAGGCGCCCTGCCTGACAAAAAACGGCCTCAGTATCTGGGTGGAGGGTCACTTTACTCGAATCCCTTGGGACGGCACCAGGGCGACCCTGATCATCCTGAGAGACATAACGGAAGGCAAACTCAAAGAACTTTCAATGGAACAGGAAAAGGAGCGCCTGAGTCTCGAAAACATCAAGCTGAAGGCCTCCATCCGGGAACGTTATCGCTTCGGATGCCTGATCGGGAAGAGTCCGGCCATGCAGAAGGTCTACGAACAGATCATCAGCGCAGCCGGTTCCCGGGCCAATGTGATCATTTACGGCGAATCGGGCACCGGGAAAGAACTCGTTGCCAGGGAAATTCACGACATGAGCGAGCGCCGGGGAAATGAGTTTGTTACGGTCCATTGCGGGGCCATTCCGGAAACCCTCATGGAAAGTGAATTTTTCGGACACCGCAAGGGCGCTTTCACCGGTGCCTACATCGACAAACATGGATACCTGGATTTGGCCAACCGGGGGACCCTGCTCCTGGACGAGGTGGGGGAACTCGGGCTGAGCATCCAGGTCAAGCTCTTACGGGCGATTGAGGGGGGAGGCTACACCCCGGTGGGCGACACCAGGCTGAAACAATCGGACATTCGAATCATTGCGGCGACAAATCGTGATCTGATGGAACAGGTCAACAGAAAGGCCATTCGGCCGGATTTCTTTTATCGCATTCATGTTCTGCCCATCACCCTTCCTCCGTTGAGGGAACGAAAGGAGGACATACCCCTGTTGGTCGAACACTTTATGGCGCTTTATCGACAGGGGGAAGAGCCTTTCCGTCTGCCGGAAAAAATCATGGAAACCCTTTTCGCATACAATTGGCCGGGTAACGTACGGGAACTGCAAAATGTCATTCAACGTTACCTGACTGAAAAAAAACTTGACTTTCTGCCATCCGCCGATCTTCCGGAAATCTCCAGGGTATCCATGACCTCCGGCTTGCCCGGCTACACGGACAATTCACTGAATGCCGCCGTGGAAGCCTTCGAAAAGCGGTTTATCGAGGAAGCACTGAAAAACCAGAAATGGAAAAAAGGAAAAGCCGCCGATGCCCTGGGCGTTTCCAGAAAAACGCGTTTCCGCAAAATGAAGCAATATGGCCTGAATGGGTAA
- the rsxC gene encoding electron transport complex subunit RsxC, translated as MTRTFRGGIHPPDHKALSAAKAIEVMPLSARVVIPLQQHIGRISEAIVQVGDRVLRGQPVSKPSGPVSVSSHASLSGTVKAIESYPHPLGQAAPAVVIESDGLDEPHIDFAFNSKYMSLTPEEMKNLIADAGITGMGGATFPTHIKLMPPQDKPIDTVILNGAECEPYLTSDHRLMLEYPEDIVHGLRIIMKVLGVTKGFVAIEKNKPDAIAIFSELLKNDGQISLCPLKVKYPQGAEKQLIYATTRRQVPAGKLPMEVGCVVQNVGTAKAIYEAVAFQKPLIERVVTVTGAVREPKNLLVRIGTSVRELIEYCGGFREEPGKVIMGGPMMGIAQFTLDVPIIKGSSGIVVMSRGEVKEYEPQECIACAQCVDVCPMNLMPTLIVSYVENERWDLAKEAGIMNCMECGSCAFVCPAGRNVMHLMRFGKFMVQEMEKAEKK; from the coding sequence ATTACCAGGACATTCAGGGGCGGGATTCATCCCCCCGACCACAAGGCTCTGTCTGCCGCCAAGGCAATTGAAGTCATGCCTCTGTCCGCACGGGTGGTGATTCCCCTGCAGCAGCATATCGGCCGGATTTCCGAAGCCATTGTTCAGGTCGGGGACCGGGTACTCAGGGGACAGCCCGTCAGCAAACCAAGTGGACCGGTTTCCGTGTCTTCTCACGCCTCCCTGTCTGGAACAGTGAAGGCCATCGAATCGTACCCTCATCCCCTGGGGCAGGCGGCGCCTGCGGTGGTTATCGAGTCCGACGGCCTGGACGAACCCCATATAGATTTTGCTTTCAATTCCAAATACATGTCTTTAACGCCGGAAGAGATGAAAAATCTCATTGCCGACGCCGGCATTACCGGCATGGGCGGCGCGACTTTCCCCACCCATATCAAACTCATGCCGCCGCAGGACAAACCGATCGATACGGTCATTTTGAACGGCGCCGAATGTGAACCGTACCTGACGTCCGATCATCGCCTGATGTTGGAATATCCTGAAGATATCGTTCATGGCCTCCGTATCATTATGAAGGTGCTGGGCGTAACGAAGGGGTTTGTTGCGATCGAAAAAAACAAACCGGATGCCATCGCCATATTCTCGGAACTTCTCAAAAACGATGGGCAAATTTCACTTTGTCCATTGAAGGTCAAATACCCCCAGGGTGCGGAAAAGCAACTGATTTATGCAACAACTCGGCGTCAAGTGCCGGCGGGAAAGCTCCCCATGGAAGTGGGATGTGTGGTTCAGAACGTGGGAACCGCCAAGGCCATCTATGAAGCCGTCGCTTTCCAGAAACCCCTGATTGAACGGGTGGTCACGGTAACGGGAGCGGTCCGGGAACCAAAAAATCTTCTGGTGCGAATCGGGACTTCCGTTCGGGAACTGATTGAGTATTGTGGTGGGTTTAGGGAGGAACCCGGGAAGGTTATCATGGGCGGTCCCATGATGGGGATAGCCCAGTTCACTCTCGATGTGCCGATTATCAAGGGTTCGTCCGGCATTGTCGTGATGAGCCGAGGCGAAGTGAAGGAATACGAACCACAGGAATGTATTGCCTGCGCCCAGTGCGTCGATGTGTGTCCCATGAATCTCATGCCGACGCTGATCGTCAGTTACGTGGAGAACGAGCGCTGGGATCTGGCCAAGGAGGCGGGCATTATGAACTGCATGGAATGCGGATCCTGTGCTTTTGTCTGTCCTGCCGGCCGGAATGTTATGCATCTGATGCGCTTCGGAAAATTTATGGTTCAGGAAATGGAAAAGGCGGAGAAGAAGTAA